The window TCATACTATTAAATCCCAGTTTCACATTTTTAACTTTTCTTTCTGGAAATAGACTTTCAGCATATAAGTATAAACTTGAAATAATCTAATATTGTGATGTAAGTGTTCCGTAGCCTTAATCTTCAAGAATGTTTTTGAGAGTTGCTTTAAAGCACTTAAAGGGGAGTAAGATTTGTTAAAATGTCTTAGCACTTGCTTATAAAATATTAAAAGGACTCAGCATTATATTAACTGGTGGGTCACCAGTAACTGGTGGGGGTACATGTTATTTGACTTACATCCTAAGATAGAATTAAGAGAGTTGTTTGGCAGAGGGACAGAAGTAGAATATATTATACACCAGATTATTTCGAGAAATTGGATTATAATTAGTGGACAAAGGGGAATAGGAAAGACTAGTGTTATGAAGGTTAGTATAAATGAGTTAAAAAAGAGAAATTCTACTGATGGAATATACTTAAACTTAAGAGGAGTTAAGACACTGAGAGAATTATTATCTCTCCTCATTTCAGAAATAAATAGAAATAAACTTTTCAACATATTCAATATTAACGTTAACCTAAACTTTGGTCCTTTAGGCGTTGAACTTAAGAGAGGCAGATTGACAGTCCAAAGAGGTTTGCTGGAGTTACTCCTGTCAATAAATAGAGATATGGTTATAGGGCTTGATGAGGTTCAGGAACTCTCCCCTGTTAGTAAACCTTTACTAGATGTCTTGGGAAACGTCTTTATGAGTAATCCTAAAGTTAGGTTCATTTTTTCCGGATCCTACGTAGGTTTAGTCAAGGCACTATTGAGTCCTAAGGAAGGATCACCTCTGCTTGGGAGACCGCCAGTCGAGGTTAGATTAAGGCCTTTTGATAAAATTACATCAATTAATTTCTTGAAAGAGGGTATGAGGGAGCTAGATGTCGATTTCGAGAATAATAAGGCTGAGGAAGTGGTCAATAAACTTGATGGAATAGTAGGTTGGTTGACTTTATTTGGTAATAACTATGCCATAAGAAAGTTAAACTATGAGTATTCATTACAGTCTACCATAGAAGAGGGTAAGAGAATAATGCTGGAGGAGTTAGATCATTTCCTCGAAGGAAGGAATAGAGAGTTATATTTAGCCATATTATCCTCCCTTAAAATTGTCAAAAGATGGAAGGACATAAAGTTCGCTACTTCTGTGAAGTTGAAGAGGAGTATTGATGATAAGGAGTTGAGTTCCGCCCTTGAATCCTTGATTAAATACAATTTCATAGATAAAATTAAGGAAGGTGAATATCAGATAACAGATCCTATCTTAAGAGAAATAGATTTCGACCATGTGGCTGACTTCCTCCCCGCCCTAAAGGGCGAGGGTTCCGGGCATTAGGACTCTGTCGAGTCCCGCACTTGCCCGGCAGTCGAGAGGCTCAGAGAATCCCATAAAGATTCATAACTGCGACCACATCGCGGTCGTTCTCATAACCACATGAAACACACCTAAATTGCCTATACGCATATTCCTTCATTTCACCTTTACATTTCGGACAACGAGTAGAAGTATAAAACGCAGGAACTTTAACTACTTTAAGGCCATGCTTTATCGCTTGCCACTCAATCCAGTATTGAACACGACGATACTGCATTAAATACAATTTATCACGAAACGGTTTGGCTAACTTATCAACGTTCTTAATCATGTTGTTTAAATCCTCAATAAAAATGGTAGACACGTTATACATTTTAGCTATCTCAACTACCCATTTTCCTGTTTTCTTTGCAAAATCCTCTAGTATCCGAGTGGCTCTTCTATGAAAAGTGACATATCTATTATGTATCCTCTTGACTGTGTTTACCTTATTACCATACTTTTTTTGAAGTCCTTCAGCCAACGACTTGTAGTGTTTAGCGTCATCAAGACGTGTAGGTATAATAACATGTTCTTTATCATTACCTACAGTGAGATTCTCCATGTTAACGTCAACAGCAACACCACCAGACGCTACGGGTGGCTGAATCTCCTTCAGAAAAGTGACTTTAAGGAATGCCTTGTCGTCTACTATCTTCAGTCTAGCTTCCCTAATTTCCCAATCCTTATACAGTGTGTAGTTTCTA is drawn from Sulfolobus acidocaldarius SUSAZ and contains these coding sequences:
- a CDS encoding ATPase is translated as MLFDLHPKIELRELFGRGTEVEYIIHQIISRNWIIISGQRGIGKTSVMKVSINELKKRNSTDGIYLNLRGVKTLRELLSLLISEINRNKLFNIFNINVNLNFGPLGVELKRGRLTVQRGLLELLLSINRDMVIGLDEVQELSPVSKPLLDVLGNVFMSNPKVRFIFSGSYVGLVKALLSPKEGSPLLGRPPVEVRLRPFDKITSINFLKEGMRELDVDFENNKAEEVVNKLDGIVGWLTLFGNNYAIRKLNYEYSLQSTIEEGKRIMLEELDHFLEGRNRELYLAILSSLKIVKRWKDIKFATSVKLKRSIDDKELSSALESLIKYNFIDKIKEGEYQITDPILREIDFDHVADFLPALKGEGSGH